One window of the Pseudomonas sp. S04 genome contains the following:
- a CDS encoding metal-dependent hydrolase family protein: MPALHLKCQTLFDGTGLHTRQQQTLVVENGLLSYVGPTAAAPQPQPGDTLLDAGDNFVMPGLVDVHTHLAFGNAQSEEDIDIWTSDEFRALRGMFFAQHVLAAGVTSMVCPGDSGQLSIAVRTAIAAGLFEGPRIAASSRVITNRQSLNDWFPSRVGAPEYFTAHLVTSRSEALAQIRKQAKDGVDLIKIAMDGTHRRSNGEIIAAFTAEETYEMVQEAHRLGCKVATHAYGREAVMYAARAGVDLVFHAFYMDDACIEALLEAGSILAPTMTFPQNTVDFCQPHDPAISTGYAGYCARTLEIGSAVLKRAKAAGVPFACGSDSGFAVTPYGEWHARELELLVTRLGFSPAEALYAATAVGARCMPRGETIGTLEVGKQADFLLLDGSPLHDIRILQDRSRLKAVYKAGQPARMERSPYNPKQVSDFNSLKWTDLYTRDRVTQLGKWAQ; the protein is encoded by the coding sequence ATGCCCGCCCTGCACCTGAAATGCCAGACGCTGTTCGACGGAACCGGTCTGCACACCCGTCAACAGCAAACCCTGGTCGTGGAAAACGGCCTGCTGTCATATGTCGGCCCGACCGCTGCTGCACCGCAGCCACAACCGGGAGACACGCTGCTGGACGCCGGCGATAACTTTGTCATGCCCGGCCTGGTGGATGTGCACACCCACCTGGCCTTTGGCAACGCGCAGAGCGAAGAAGACATTGATATCTGGACCAGTGACGAGTTCCGCGCCCTGCGCGGCATGTTCTTCGCCCAACATGTACTGGCCGCTGGCGTGACCAGCATGGTCTGCCCTGGCGATAGCGGCCAACTCAGCATCGCGGTGCGCACTGCAATCGCGGCCGGCTTGTTCGAGGGCCCGCGCATCGCCGCCAGCAGCCGGGTCATCACCAATCGACAGAGCCTCAACGACTGGTTCCCGAGCCGCGTAGGCGCTCCGGAATATTTCACCGCGCACCTGGTCACCAGCCGCAGTGAAGCATTGGCGCAAATCCGCAAACAAGCCAAGGATGGCGTCGACCTTATCAAGATCGCCATGGACGGTACTCACCGCCGCTCGAATGGCGAAATCATCGCCGCGTTCACCGCAGAAGAAACCTATGAAATGGTCCAGGAAGCCCATCGCCTGGGCTGCAAAGTAGCGACCCATGCCTATGGTCGAGAGGCGGTGATGTATGCCGCGCGCGCCGGTGTCGATCTGGTGTTCCATGCCTTCTACATGGACGACGCATGCATCGAGGCCTTGCTCGAAGCCGGCAGCATCCTCGCGCCGACCATGACCTTCCCGCAAAACACCGTGGACTTCTGCCAGCCCCACGATCCGGCCATCAGCACCGGTTACGCCGGCTATTGTGCCCGCACCCTGGAAATCGGTTCAGCGGTGCTCAAGCGTGCCAAAGCCGCGGGCGTGCCTTTCGCCTGCGGCAGTGACAGTGGTTTTGCAGTAACGCCTTATGGCGAATGGCATGCCCGTGAACTGGAGTTGTTGGTCACTCGCCTGGGCTTCTCACCCGCAGAAGCGTTGTACGCCGCCACGGCCGTCGGCGCACGTTGCATGCCACGCGGTGAAACCATCGGCACCCTCGAAGTGGGCAAGCAAGCGGACTTCCTGTTGCTCGACGGTTCGCCGCTGCACGACATCCGCATCCTGCAAGACCGCTCTCGCCTTAAAGCCGTGTACAAGGCAGGCCAACCTGCGCGCATGGAGCGCAGCCCTTACAACCCCAAGCAGGTTTCTGATTTCAACTCGCTGAAATGGACTGACCTGTACACCAGGGACCGCGTTACCCAATTGGGCAAGTGGGCGCAATGA
- a CDS encoding nuclear transport factor 2 family protein produces the protein MDATSNLYQCSRIDGVDSGPMTTATEKTELRALEQARRRALVEEDYSRVAQLFADDRVYLHTAGVVQGKSEYLGYAKNAGEPQGCPAFVVLPSVLSGVAA, from the coding sequence TTGGATGCCACCAGCAACTTGTATCAATGCTCACGTATTGATGGCGTCGATAGCGGTCCGATGACCACCGCAACCGAAAAAACCGAACTCCGGGCACTTGAGCAAGCACGTCGCCGGGCATTGGTAGAGGAAGACTATTCGCGTGTCGCGCAGTTGTTCGCCGACGATCGGGTGTACTTACACACCGCGGGGGTGGTGCAAGGCAAGTCGGAGTATCTGGGGTATGCGAAAAACGCCGGAGAGCCCCAGGGCTGTCCGGCGTTTGTTGTCTTGCCAAGCGTTTTAAGCGGTGTGGCCGCCTAA
- a CDS encoding alpha/beta hydrolase family protein, with product MFRYFPTNYVWNLSVDLAIEMGARMGEIEEMCAPLQEAAQQPDAAGTKAFRETWAKMADKLCGLAEEDEGHGRLLSAGEKYSRAATYYLTCERLQAHGAPGRTALYQRFLQTFKRGIELSRENCERVEIPYEGKHISGLLVRAEGVTGPAPILVQVNGLDSTKEMKYRVGLPGWLAKRGVSSLIIDQPGTGEALRLHNLIARYDSEHWASRVVDWLQTRSDVDAQRIGLEGVSLGGYYCPRAVAFEPRFACGVVWGANHDWRDVQKRRLEKEGSFPVPHYWAHVCWVWGAKDMDEFMTIAENVHLDGVLDRIKVPFLVTHGEKDSQIPLKWAQRTYEQLVNSPKRELKIFTEREGGVQHSSFDNSINAGHYIADWIAETLGGHTA from the coding sequence ATGTTCCGCTACTTCCCGACCAATTACGTGTGGAATCTCTCAGTCGACCTGGCCATCGAGATGGGTGCCCGGATGGGCGAAATTGAGGAGATGTGTGCACCGCTTCAGGAAGCCGCGCAGCAGCCTGACGCCGCTGGAACCAAAGCATTTCGCGAAACCTGGGCGAAGATGGCTGACAAGCTCTGCGGCCTGGCCGAAGAAGATGAAGGCCATGGACGACTGCTGTCCGCCGGCGAGAAGTACAGCCGCGCCGCCACTTACTACCTCACCTGCGAGCGCCTTCAAGCCCACGGGGCCCCTGGTCGTACAGCGCTTTACCAGCGCTTCCTTCAGACATTCAAACGCGGTATCGAACTGTCACGGGAGAACTGCGAGCGCGTTGAAATCCCCTACGAGGGCAAACATATTTCCGGCTTGCTGGTGCGTGCCGAAGGCGTGACCGGCCCAGCGCCGATCCTGGTGCAGGTCAATGGACTGGACTCGACCAAAGAAATGAAATATCGCGTCGGACTGCCGGGGTGGTTGGCAAAACGCGGAGTGTCATCGTTGATTATCGACCAACCCGGAACGGGTGAAGCACTGCGCTTGCATAACCTGATTGCCCGATATGACAGCGAGCATTGGGCCAGCCGCGTGGTCGACTGGCTGCAAACCCGAAGTGACGTTGATGCCCAGCGTATCGGCCTGGAAGGCGTTTCACTCGGCGGTTATTACTGCCCGCGTGCGGTGGCGTTTGAACCACGGTTTGCCTGTGGTGTGGTGTGGGGCGCCAACCATGACTGGCGCGACGTGCAAAAACGCCGCCTGGAAAAAGAAGGTAGCTTCCCCGTCCCGCACTATTGGGCGCACGTGTGCTGGGTGTGGGGGGCAAAGGATATGGATGAGTTCATGACCATCGCCGAAAATGTGCACCTGGACGGCGTACTGGACCGCATCAAGGTTCCGTTCCTGGTCACCCACGGTGAAAAGGACTCGCAGATACCGCTCAAGTGGGCACAGCGTACTTACGAGCAACTGGTTAACAGCCCTAAACGTGAGCTTAAAATCTTCACCGAGCGCGAAGGCGGCGTACAGCATTCCAGCTTTGATAACAGCATCAACGCGGGTCATTACATCGCTGACTGGATTGCCGAAACCTTAGGCGGCCACACCGCTTAA
- a CDS encoding LysR family transcriptional regulator, producing MRFNHLDLNLLVALDVLLEEQNITRAAERLHMTQSATSGVLGRLRTYFEDELLVQVGRKMQPTPYAQELAKPIREVLLTIQSSITAKPVFDPTTSKRHFRLVTSDYLISVLFAQVIQKIHQEAPNITFEMLGPGDNSGELLVRGEVDLMIVPERYIIDGHPHKLLFEEEHVCVVWDGNTQVGDSLTLEQYMGMGHVSVGFGRSRHLSIEEWFMNQYGFNRRIEVITNDFNTLPQLVVGTQRIATMHQRLARLYAEHLPLRILNPPVKIPVMREVMLWHRSVDGDPMHRWLRERISEFIQHLEHDHIAARDTSHPDSRLAN from the coding sequence ATGCGTTTCAATCATCTGGATTTGAACCTGCTGGTCGCCCTCGATGTTTTGCTAGAAGAGCAGAACATCACCCGTGCCGCCGAACGCCTGCACATGACTCAGTCCGCCACCAGCGGTGTATTGGGACGCCTGCGTACTTATTTCGAAGACGAACTGCTGGTACAGGTGGGGCGTAAGATGCAGCCCACACCGTATGCCCAGGAACTGGCCAAACCCATCCGCGAGGTACTGTTGACGATCCAGTCGTCGATCACTGCCAAGCCGGTGTTCGACCCCACGACCAGCAAACGTCATTTCCGCCTCGTGACCTCGGACTACCTGATCAGCGTGCTGTTTGCCCAGGTGATTCAGAAGATTCACCAAGAGGCGCCCAACATCACTTTCGAGATGCTTGGCCCTGGCGACAATTCCGGTGAGTTACTGGTTCGCGGCGAGGTCGACCTGATGATCGTGCCTGAGCGTTACATCATTGACGGTCACCCTCACAAGCTGCTGTTTGAAGAGGAGCATGTCTGCGTGGTGTGGGACGGCAATACCCAGGTCGGCGACAGCCTGACCCTTGAGCAGTACATGGGCATGGGCCACGTTTCTGTCGGGTTCGGCCGTAGCCGGCACTTGAGCATCGAAGAGTGGTTCATGAACCAGTACGGTTTCAATCGGCGTATCGAGGTCATCACGAACGACTTCAACACCCTACCACAACTAGTCGTTGGCACCCAACGCATCGCCACCATGCACCAGCGTCTGGCGCGGTTGTATGCCGAACACCTGCCGCTGCGCATCCTCAATCCGCCGGTGAAGATACCGGTGATGCGCGAGGTCATGCTCTGGCACCGCAGCGTCGACGGCGACCCCATGCACCGCTGGCTGCGCGAACGCATTAGCGAATTCATCCAGCATCTTGAACACGATCATATCGCTGCTCGCGATACCTCCCATCCCGACTCACGATTGGCCAATTAG
- a CDS encoding VOC family protein translates to MNIIGLDALIFGVDDIQACTDCLRDYGLTPVDVDNTGGRFEALDGTSVIIRRADDPTLPVAIGPAPSIRETIYGVASAADLDAIEDELARDRQVTRENGLLHSFDDMGFAIAFQVTVRRSYSAPDDLTNAAGHAPQRPLNQPGITLDMRAVPRTLSHVVYFVPDAAKAEAFYADRLGFRTTDTFIGAGPFMRPAGSDDHHCLFMIQTPPHMKGCEHFTFHMGSGTEVLLAGTRFEQKGWTSFWGPGRHLFGSNWFWYFNSPLGCHIEYDADMDKHDDAWEARRAPLSADNSQLFLFTSKEKWAPGGPPR, encoded by the coding sequence ATGAACATCATTGGCCTTGATGCCCTGATCTTTGGCGTCGATGACATCCAAGCCTGTACCGATTGCCTGCGTGATTACGGCCTGACGCCGGTTGACGTCGACAACACGGGTGGGCGTTTTGAAGCATTGGACGGCACGTCTGTGATCATTCGTCGAGCGGACGATCCAACGCTGCCGGTTGCCATCGGCCCGGCACCGTCGATTCGCGAAACCATTTACGGCGTTGCCAGCGCGGCAGACCTTGATGCAATCGAAGATGAGTTGGCGCGCGATCGTCAGGTCACCCGTGAAAACGGTCTGCTGCACAGCTTCGACGACATGGGGTTTGCCATCGCATTCCAGGTCACTGTTCGCAGGTCCTACAGCGCCCCGGATGACTTGACCAACGCCGCCGGCCATGCGCCACAGCGTCCGCTCAACCAACCCGGCATTACCCTCGACATGCGTGCGGTGCCACGTACCTTGTCCCATGTGGTGTATTTCGTCCCCGATGCCGCCAAGGCCGAGGCCTTCTACGCCGACCGCCTGGGTTTCAGAACCACTGACACCTTCATTGGGGCGGGGCCATTCATGCGTCCGGCGGGTTCCGATGATCACCATTGCCTGTTCATGATCCAGACCCCGCCGCACATGAAGGGCTGCGAGCACTTCACCTTCCACATGGGCAGCGGCACTGAAGTGTTGCTGGCCGGTACACGCTTCGAGCAAAAAGGCTGGACCAGTTTTTGGGGCCCTGGCCGTCACCTGTTTGGCTCCAACTGGTTCTGGTACTTCAACAGTCCGCTGGGCTGCCACATCGAATACGACGCCGACATGGACAAGCACGATGACGCCTGGGAGGCGCGCCGTGCCCCTCTGTCGGCGGATAACTCGCAGCTGTTCCTGTTCACTTCGAAAGAAAAATGGGCGCCAGGCGGCCCGCCGCGGTAG
- a CDS encoding Rieske (2Fe-2S) protein, with protein MDRSDFPLCRMDELVEGQARGFDPLQRGKDSVFALLHAGQVRIYRNSCPHLDVRLEYRKDRFLSADGQLIVCYAHGAQFLPSTGECVYGPCLGQKLDALPWHQEAGWVVLEGL; from the coding sequence ATGGACCGCAGCGATTTTCCCCTGTGCCGGATGGATGAACTGGTGGAAGGACAGGCACGCGGATTCGATCCGTTGCAGCGCGGCAAGGACAGTGTTTTTGCCTTGTTGCATGCGGGGCAGGTGCGGATTTATCGCAACAGTTGCCCGCATCTGGACGTGCGCCTGGAGTACCGCAAGGACCGGTTCTTGTCGGCTGATGGGCAGTTGATTGTCTGTTACGCCCACGGTGCGCAGTTCCTCCCGAGCACTGGCGAATGTGTCTACGGCCCGTGCCTGGGCCAAAAACTGGACGCCTTGCCTTGGCACCAGGAGGCCGGCTGGGTGGTGCTGGAAGGCCTGTAA
- a CDS encoding FAD-dependent oxidoreductase: MSAVNKVLIVGGGIGGLCAAIALRRKGIEVDLVELKSEWTVYGVGIIQQSNVVREMAKLGVLDGYLDAAYAFEDVAIYGPAGQQLARIPGQRLAGPAYPANVGISRLALHKVLSETALELGAKVRLGLSVESLNDNGDSVEVLFTDASSAAYDLVVGADGLFSKVRDLLLGDTYTPRFTGQSVWRYNFARDPQIDHLANYQSAEGNAGLVPLAGDLMYLFLTSHEPSNPRMDPATLAEQMRQRLQGFTGLIGQLREQITDSSQVVYKPMEVVFVDEPWYRGRVLLIGDAAHATTPHLGQGAGMAIEDAIVLSEELTRDGSVEQQLQRFMTRRFERCKYISESSVLAGDKEMQHDRDFDRIGLVKQMLARTAEPI, translated from the coding sequence ATGAGTGCAGTGAACAAAGTTCTGATCGTGGGCGGTGGTATTGGTGGCTTGTGTGCGGCCATAGCCCTACGACGCAAGGGCATTGAGGTCGATCTGGTCGAACTCAAGTCAGAATGGACCGTTTACGGTGTCGGGATCATCCAGCAAAGCAACGTGGTCCGCGAAATGGCCAAGCTGGGTGTGCTTGACGGTTATCTCGATGCGGCGTATGCCTTTGAAGACGTCGCGATCTACGGCCCGGCGGGTCAGCAGCTGGCGCGCATCCCGGGCCAGCGCCTGGCAGGGCCTGCGTACCCGGCCAACGTCGGCATCTCGCGTCTGGCGCTGCACAAAGTCCTCAGTGAAACGGCGCTGGAGCTGGGCGCCAAGGTCCGTTTGGGGCTTAGCGTTGAATCCCTGAACGACAATGGCGACAGCGTGGAAGTGCTGTTCACCGATGCCAGCAGCGCCGCCTACGACCTGGTGGTTGGAGCTGACGGCCTGTTCTCCAAGGTTCGAGATTTGCTGCTCGGCGACACCTACACGCCGCGCTTCACCGGCCAATCGGTGTGGCGCTACAACTTCGCGCGTGATCCGCAAATCGATCACCTCGCCAACTACCAGAGCGCCGAAGGCAACGCCGGCCTGGTACCGCTGGCCGGCGACTTGATGTACCTGTTCCTCACCTCCCATGAACCGTCCAATCCGCGGATGGACCCCGCGACGCTGGCCGAACAGATGCGGCAGCGCTTGCAAGGCTTCACCGGCCTCATCGGCCAATTGCGTGAACAGATCACCGACAGCAGCCAAGTGGTTTACAAGCCAATGGAAGTGGTCTTCGTCGACGAGCCCTGGTACCGCGGTCGCGTTCTGCTGATCGGTGACGCCGCGCACGCGACTACGCCGCACCTCGGGCAAGGGGCCGGCATGGCAATTGAAGATGCCATCGTGCTCAGCGAAGAGCTGACCCGCGACGGCAGCGTCGAGCAGCAGCTTCAACGCTTCATGACGCGCCGTTTCGAGCGCTGCAAGTACATCAGCGAAAGCTCGGTGCTGGCCGGCGACAAGGAAATGCAGCACGACCGGGACTTCGACCGCATCGGCCTGGTCAAGCAGATGCTTGCGCGCACGGCTGAGCCGATCTGA
- a CDS encoding DUF1302 domain-containing protein, whose protein sequence is MVSSTTATLARRRVCTSAPFGFSLAAALVLCSQAAHAFSVDTGNPDFNLRWDNTVKYSAAWRTQNPSSKLTEGQVALNQDDGDRAFKKGLISNRTDILSELDMSFKNVGARLSGAAWYDTAYQHDNDNDDPARANARSVGYDEFTDDTRHLHGGDGELLDAFVYWNGELADHSTSVRVGRHGLIWGESLFFGANGIAGGMAPVDVVKAQSVPNTQFKEITRPVNQLSGTFQLTDDVSLGAFYQLEWEETRLPGAGSYFSTSDTIGEGNERLIVGAPFPAFLGGNPSSPAAFFHGNDKEAKSSGQGGLQLKYSAETVEYGLYAIQYHDKTPKLYLKPSTGVPNFSTGQIGEYYWVYPEDIRAFGGSFSTTVDEYSFAGEASMRWNMPLVSNGQTVLPGVVADNDDDALYAVGRTAHVNLNVLASFGPNFLARESGLVGEIAWNRLLSVTKNRAALDPNATDDGLGFKVVYTPTYRQFFSGIDISIPLGLSYFPLGKSAVVSSFGPDKGGDMNIGITATYLDRVTAGLTYTHYYGAEDTNLNAASQFNYKQSLKDRDYLAFSVKTTF, encoded by the coding sequence ATGGTTAGTTCCACGACTGCGACGCTTGCGCGCCGCCGGGTCTGCACGTCTGCACCCTTTGGTTTCAGTTTGGCCGCGGCGTTGGTGCTGTGCAGCCAGGCCGCCCATGCCTTTTCGGTGGATACCGGCAATCCGGATTTCAACCTGCGCTGGGATAACACCGTGAAGTACAGCGCCGCCTGGCGCACCCAGAATCCCAGCAGCAAGCTGACCGAGGGCCAGGTGGCACTCAACCAGGACGATGGCGATCGGGCGTTCAAAAAGGGTCTGATTTCCAACCGCACGGACATCCTCTCCGAGCTGGATATGTCGTTCAAAAACGTCGGCGCGCGCCTCAGTGGAGCCGCCTGGTACGACACCGCCTACCAGCACGACAACGATAACGACGATCCGGCGCGGGCCAACGCGCGTTCCGTGGGCTATGACGAATTCACCGACGACACCCGCCACCTGCATGGCGGCGACGGCGAATTGCTCGATGCGTTCGTGTACTGGAACGGCGAGCTGGCTGATCATTCCACGTCCGTGCGTGTCGGCCGCCACGGGTTGATCTGGGGCGAGAGCCTGTTCTTCGGCGCCAACGGCATTGCCGGTGGCATGGCGCCGGTCGACGTGGTGAAAGCGCAGTCCGTTCCCAACACCCAGTTCAAGGAAATCACCCGGCCGGTCAATCAGCTGTCGGGTACCTTCCAGCTGACCGACGATGTGTCGCTCGGCGCCTTCTACCAGTTGGAGTGGGAGGAGACACGCCTGCCGGGTGCCGGTAGTTATTTCTCCACCAGCGACACCATTGGTGAAGGCAATGAACGCTTGATCGTAGGGGCGCCGTTTCCTGCGTTCCTCGGTGGCAATCCCAGCAGTCCGGCGGCGTTCTTCCATGGCAACGACAAGGAAGCGAAAAGTTCAGGGCAGGGCGGCCTGCAGTTGAAATACAGCGCGGAAACGGTCGAGTACGGCCTGTACGCGATTCAATATCACGACAAGACCCCCAAGCTGTACCTCAAACCCTCTACCGGTGTGCCGAACTTCAGTACCGGCCAGATCGGCGAGTACTACTGGGTGTACCCGGAGGACATTCGCGCCTTTGGGGGCAGTTTTTCCACCACGGTCGACGAATACAGCTTCGCCGGTGAAGCCTCGATGCGCTGGAACATGCCGCTGGTTTCCAACGGGCAAACCGTCCTGCCGGGTGTCGTCGCCGACAACGATGACGATGCACTGTATGCAGTGGGCCGTACCGCTCACGTCAACCTAAACGTCCTGGCTTCATTCGGGCCGAACTTCCTTGCCAGGGAGTCGGGACTGGTCGGTGAGATCGCCTGGAACCGCCTGCTGAGCGTCACAAAAAACCGTGCCGCCCTTGACCCCAACGCTACCGATGACGGTCTCGGGTTCAAGGTGGTCTACACCCCGACCTACCGCCAGTTTTTCTCCGGCATCGATATCAGCATTCCGCTTGGCCTCAGCTACTTCCCGCTGGGTAAATCGGCCGTTGTCAGCTCGTTCGGTCCGGACAAAGGCGGCGATATGAACATCGGTATCACCGCCACCTACCTGGATCGCGTCACCGCCGGCCTGACCTACACGCATTACTACGGCGCCGAGGACACCAACCTCAACGCTGCCAGCCAGTTCAATTACAAGCAATCGCTCAAAGACCGGGACTACCTGGCCTTTTCCGTCAAGACCACGTTTTAA
- a CDS encoding DUF1329 domain-containing protein, translating into MTHNKKTAAFKLKALCLALLGGLAICSQVTLAATAEEAAKLSKNLTPFGAERAGNADGSIPAWDGGYTKVDPSYKEGGKRSDPFAADKPLLSITSKNLAQYAGKLSDGTKEMFKRFPETYRIDVYPTRRTAAAPQWVYDNTLKNATRAKLVESSAGPVPEGAFGGIPFPIPKNGAEAMWNHVLNWRGTSVSMHFRHYLMTADGKQVMTTDGKAIQEMPYYYQEGTPESFAGDYWLFRLLNVGPPLRAGEQIMGRTNINGDLSQAHVYLTGQRRVRKLPNACCDTPTPATAGVMSFDELSVFQGRMDRFDWKLIGKQEMYIPYNTNKVQAAAKPEDLFLAHHMNPDYVRWELHRVWVVEADLAPGKRHQLPKGRYYLDEDTWQAMLGDRWDANGQLAKTLWSLPAVLPDLPAQAQLSSGFYDLTSGAWFIQNVYTGQPEQYGMVDRYKASEFSPAAMAGAGVR; encoded by the coding sequence ATGACCCACAATAAGAAAACCGCAGCCTTCAAGCTCAAAGCCCTTTGCCTGGCGCTGCTCGGCGGCCTGGCCATTTGCAGCCAAGTGACATTGGCGGCGACGGCTGAAGAGGCGGCCAAACTGTCAAAGAACCTGACACCGTTCGGCGCCGAGCGCGCTGGTAACGCTGACGGCAGCATTCCCGCCTGGGACGGTGGTTACACCAAGGTGGATCCTTCGTACAAGGAGGGCGGCAAGCGCTCCGATCCATTCGCTGCCGACAAACCGCTGTTGAGCATTACCTCGAAAAACCTCGCGCAATACGCTGGCAAGCTCAGCGACGGCACCAAGGAAATGTTCAAGCGTTTCCCCGAGACTTATCGCATCGACGTTTACCCGACACGGCGCACCGCCGCCGCGCCGCAATGGGTGTATGACAACACCCTGAAAAACGCCACCCGCGCCAAATTAGTCGAGAGCAGCGCCGGTCCGGTTCCCGAAGGCGCTTTTGGCGGCATTCCGTTTCCGATCCCGAAAAACGGCGCCGAAGCCATGTGGAACCACGTGCTCAATTGGCGCGGGACCTCGGTGTCGATGCATTTTCGGCATTACCTGATGACGGCCGACGGCAAGCAGGTGATGACCACCGACGGCAAGGCCATTCAGGAGATGCCGTATTACTACCAGGAAGGGACACCAGAGTCGTTTGCCGGTGACTACTGGCTGTTCCGGCTGCTCAACGTCGGCCCACCATTGCGCGCTGGCGAGCAGATCATGGGCCGCACCAACATCAACGGCGACCTGTCCCAGGCGCACGTTTACCTGACCGGTCAGCGCCGTGTGCGCAAGCTGCCCAATGCCTGCTGCGATACGCCGACACCGGCGACAGCCGGGGTCATGTCGTTTGACGAATTGAGTGTGTTCCAGGGCCGCATGGACCGCTTCGACTGGAAGCTGATCGGCAAGCAGGAGATGTACATCCCCTACAACACCAACAAGGTGCAAGCCGCCGCCAAACCTGAAGACCTGTTCCTCGCTCACCACATGAACCCGGATTACGTGCGTTGGGAGCTACACCGGGTGTGGGTCGTGGAAGCGGACCTGGCACCGGGCAAACGTCACCAATTGCCGAAGGGCCGTTACTACCTCGATGAGGACACTTGGCAAGCCATGTTGGGCGACCGCTGGGATGCCAACGGCCAATTGGCCAAGACGCTGTGGTCGTTGCCGGCGGTACTTCCGGACCTGCCTGCGCAAGCGCAATTGTCCTCGGGTTTCTACGACCTGACCTCCGGCGCCTGGTTTATCCAGAACGTCTACACCGGCCAGCCTGAGCAGTACGGCATGGTGGATCGCTACAAGGCCTCCGAGTTTTCACCGGCGGCGATGGCGGGTGCCGGGGTTCGTTGA
- a CDS encoding YCF48-related protein — translation MNRICQVVGRLMCLMALPLSQAHAAAVGDALATPAMQAPQAKSAVLLDLARAGARLVAVGERGIVLLSDDNGVSWRQAQVPVSVSLTAVQFVDAHTGWAVGHAGVVLVSHDAGEHWVTQLDGLRAAQLELADARRQLPLANDQEAAAARVQTAERLVDEGADKPFLAVHFVDAQRGLIVGAYGLALRTLDGGTTWQSLMGNIDNPMGAHLSAIAQQGEHWFLAGEQGYLARSDDAGKSFAPLQSPYAGSFFTLQMRDDGVLLVAGLKGNAFVSSDLGDSFKLAPVSMPVSFSDAIRTDDGQLLLVNQSGALFRTNSQPGAMLKPFGKPLGKPVSSVIQAADGSLTLAGFTGLTRVSPSTTSASE, via the coding sequence ATGAACAGAATCTGTCAGGTGGTCGGTCGGCTGATGTGTCTTATGGCGTTGCCGTTGAGTCAGGCGCACGCCGCGGCGGTGGGCGACGCGCTCGCTACGCCGGCAATGCAGGCCCCACAAGCAAAATCCGCGGTGTTGCTGGACTTGGCCCGTGCAGGTGCGCGGCTGGTGGCGGTGGGCGAGCGGGGCATCGTGCTGCTTTCCGATGACAACGGTGTCAGCTGGCGTCAAGCGCAAGTGCCGGTGTCGGTCAGCCTCACGGCCGTGCAGTTTGTCGACGCCCATACGGGTTGGGCAGTCGGGCATGCGGGTGTGGTCTTGGTCTCGCATGACGCGGGTGAGCATTGGGTTACGCAACTGGATGGACTGCGAGCGGCACAGCTAGAGCTGGCAGACGCTCGCCGGCAACTGCCGTTGGCCAATGACCAGGAGGCTGCCGCGGCGCGGGTCCAAACAGCCGAGCGCCTGGTCGATGAGGGTGCTGACAAGCCGTTTCTGGCCGTGCACTTCGTGGACGCCCAGCGCGGTCTGATCGTGGGGGCGTACGGTCTGGCCTTGCGCACTCTCGATGGCGGCACAACCTGGCAATCGCTCATGGGCAACATCGATAACCCGATGGGCGCCCATCTGTCCGCCATCGCTCAGCAAGGAGAGCACTGGTTCCTGGCCGGCGAGCAGGGATACCTCGCGCGTTCGGACGATGCCGGCAAATCGTTCGCGCCATTGCAAAGCCCCTATGCGGGCAGCTTTTTCACCCTACAAATGCGCGATGACGGCGTCTTGCTGGTGGCTGGGTTAAAGGGCAATGCGTTTGTCTCCAGTGACCTGGGCGACAGTTTCAAACTTGCGCCGGTCTCGATGCCGGTGTCTTTCAGCGATGCCATTCGCACCGACGACGGCCAGTTGCTGCTGGTTAACCAGAGCGGCGCCTTGTTTCGCACCAACAGTCAGCCCGGCGCAATGCTCAAGCCCTTCGGCAAACCGCTCGGCAAGCCCGTCTCCAGTGTTATCCAGGCCGCCGATGGCAGCCTGACGCTGGCTGGTTTTACTGGATTGACGCGCGTATCGCCGTCAACCACTAGCGCTTCGGAGTGA